The segment CCCGATCGGCTGCCCCGCCGCCCGGGCCATAAACATCTCGTCTCGCCGCTGCCGTGCGTCCTTCAGCGTCACATACGGATAAGGGCCGAGCGAAATTTTCCGTTCGCGGCCATCCTCCCAGTACCGCACAACGAAATACCTGCGACCTGACGGCGCCACCTGCAAATACAGGTTCCTTTCGTCGCGCAAGGCGTAAGTGGTAGATCGCGCCTTAGCAGACTTGACTGCGAGATCCGTTAATGCCATTTACATCGCCCCCTGCCATTACCGTACAACGACGCCCCCGCCTCAATCCCGTTGTACGGTTTTTTGTACGGTCATGCGTCGGATTCCGTCGCATTCTATCGCACACCACCGGACACAATACCATGAAAAGCCCGCTCT is part of the Synergistaceae bacterium genome and harbors:
- a CDS encoding DUF4102 domain-containing protein, whose translation is MALTDLAVKSAKARSTTYALRDERNLYLQVAPSGRRYFVVRYWEDGRERKISLGPYPYVTLKDARQRRDEMFMARAAGQPIG